A single region of the Enterobacter cloacae complex sp. R_G8 genome encodes:
- the folM gene encoding dihydromonapterin reductase, producing MGTAQQRPILITGGGRRIGLALAHHFLNLRHPVIVSYRTEYPSIDGLRKAGATCIQADFSTDEGILAFADTVKSTTHGLRAIIHNASAWLAEKPGTSLSETLACMLQIHVNAPYLLNHALQDLLRGHGHAAGDIIHFTDYVVERGSDKHIAYAASKAALDNMTRSFARKLAPEVKVNAIAPAMILFNEGDDAEYRQQALNKSLMKIAPGEKEVIDLIDYLLTSCYVTGRTFAVDGGRPLR from the coding sequence ATGGGAACTGCGCAGCAACGCCCAATACTGATTACCGGTGGAGGCCGTCGTATCGGCCTCGCCCTCGCCCATCACTTTCTCAACCTTCGCCATCCGGTTATCGTCAGCTATCGCACGGAATACCCCTCGATAGACGGGCTACGGAAAGCGGGTGCGACCTGCATTCAGGCAGATTTCTCCACCGACGAGGGCATTCTTGCCTTTGCGGATACGGTCAAGTCGACTACCCATGGTCTGCGGGCCATTATCCATAACGCCAGCGCATGGCTTGCTGAAAAACCCGGTACGTCGCTCAGCGAGACACTCGCCTGTATGCTGCAGATCCACGTTAATGCCCCCTACCTGCTTAACCATGCCCTGCAGGATCTGCTGCGCGGCCACGGCCATGCCGCGGGTGATATTATTCATTTCACCGATTATGTGGTGGAGCGCGGGAGCGACAAGCATATCGCCTACGCGGCGAGTAAAGCCGCACTGGATAATATGACGCGCTCCTTTGCCCGCAAGCTGGCACCAGAGGTCAAGGTGAACGCCATCGCCCCGGCGATGATTTTATTCAACGAAGGCGATGATGCCGAGTATCGTCAGCAGGCGCTGAATAAATCGCTGATGAAAATCGCCCCTGGTGAGAAAGAGGTGATCGACCTAATCGATTATCTGCTCACCAGCTGTTACGTCACCGGCAGAACCTTTGCCGTGGATGGCGGCCGACCGCTGCGCTAG
- the pntA gene encoding Re/Si-specific NAD(P)(+) transhydrogenase subunit alpha: MRIGVPKERFANETRVAATPKTVEQLLKLGFTVAIESGAGKLASFDDEAFIQAGADVVDGAEVWQSPVILKVNAPEESEIELLNPGTTLVSFIWPAQNPELMEKLAARGVTVMAMDSVPRISRAQSLDALSSMANIAGYRAIVEAAHEFGRFFTGQITAAGKVPPAKVMVIGAGVAGLAAIGAANSLGAIVRAFDTRPEVKEQVQSMGAEFLELDFKEEAGSGDGYAKVMSEAFIKAEMALFAAQAKEVDIIVTTALIPGKPAPKLITREMVDSMKPGSVIVDLAAQNGGNCEYTVPNQISTTANGVKVIGYTDLPGRLPTQSSQLYGTNLVNLLKLLCKEKDGNITVDFDDVVVRGVTVVREGEITWPAPPIQVSAQPQAAPKAAPEPTEPAKPASPWRKYALMALAIILFGWLADVAPKEFLGHFTVFALSCVVGYYVVWNVSHALHTPLMSVTNAISGIIVVGALLQIGHGGWISFLSFVAVLIASINIFGGFTVTQRMLKMFRKG, translated from the coding sequence ATGCGTATTGGGGTACCAAAAGAACGGTTTGCCAATGAAACCCGCGTAGCGGCAACACCAAAAACGGTGGAGCAACTGCTTAAACTGGGTTTTACCGTCGCCATTGAAAGCGGCGCGGGCAAACTGGCGAGTTTCGATGACGAGGCCTTTATTCAGGCTGGCGCGGACGTGGTGGACGGTGCTGAAGTCTGGCAGTCACCTGTTATTTTGAAGGTGAATGCGCCGGAAGAGAGTGAGATTGAACTGCTCAACCCTGGCACCACACTGGTGAGCTTCATCTGGCCTGCGCAAAACCCAGAGCTGATGGAGAAGCTGGCAGCGCGTGGCGTGACGGTAATGGCGATGGACTCCGTGCCGCGTATTTCGCGTGCGCAGTCTCTGGATGCACTGAGTTCAATGGCGAATATCGCGGGTTACCGTGCAATCGTTGAAGCCGCCCATGAATTCGGTCGTTTCTTTACCGGTCAGATCACCGCGGCAGGTAAAGTGCCACCGGCGAAAGTGATGGTGATTGGTGCAGGCGTGGCCGGCCTTGCGGCGATCGGTGCGGCAAACAGCCTGGGCGCTATCGTGCGCGCGTTTGACACCCGTCCGGAAGTGAAGGAGCAGGTTCAAAGTATGGGCGCCGAGTTCCTTGAACTGGACTTCAAGGAAGAAGCGGGCAGCGGTGATGGTTATGCGAAGGTCATGTCCGAAGCCTTTATCAAAGCGGAAATGGCACTCTTTGCCGCTCAGGCTAAAGAGGTGGACATTATTGTTACTACCGCGCTGATCCCGGGTAAACCGGCACCGAAGCTGATCACCCGTGAGATGGTCGACTCCATGAAGCCGGGCAGCGTGATTGTCGATCTGGCGGCGCAAAACGGCGGCAACTGTGAATATACCGTGCCGAATCAGATTTCCACCACTGCCAACGGTGTGAAGGTGATCGGCTACACCGACCTGCCAGGTCGCCTGCCAACGCAGTCTTCTCAGCTGTACGGCACTAACCTCGTTAACCTGCTGAAACTGCTCTGCAAAGAGAAAGACGGCAATATCACCGTTGATTTTGACGATGTGGTTGTGCGCGGCGTTACCGTAGTCCGCGAAGGTGAAATCACCTGGCCTGCGCCGCCGATTCAGGTTTCCGCCCAGCCTCAGGCTGCACCGAAAGCAGCGCCAGAGCCAACAGAGCCTGCTAAACCGGCTTCCCCGTGGCGTAAATACGCGCTCATGGCGCTGGCGATTATTCTGTTTGGCTGGCTGGCCGATGTCGCGCCAAAAGAGTTCCTCGGCCACTTTACCGTCTTCGCGCTCTCCTGCGTGGTGGGTTACTACGTGGTATGGAACGTCTCCCATGCGCTGCATACGCCATTGATGTCGGTCACCAACGCCATCTCCGGGATTATCGTGGTCGGGGCGTTACTGCAGATTGGCCACGGCGGCTGGATTAGCTTCCTGAGCTTTGTCGCGGTACTGATCGCCAGTATCAATATTTTCGGTGGTTTCACCGTGACTCAGCGCATGCTGAAAATGTTTCGTAAAGGCTAA
- the ogt gene encoding methylated-DNA--[protein]-cysteine S-methyltransferase, with product MLRLLEDKIATPLGPLWVIADEQFQLRAVEWEEHSNRMEELLNIHYRAQGFERISANNPGGLSDKLAAYFEGDLSIINDLPTATAGTPFQREVWQALRDIPCGQVMHYGQLAEQLGRAGAARAVGAANGSNPVSIVVPCHRVIGRNGTMTGYAGGVQRKEWLLRHEGYLLL from the coding sequence ATGCTGAGATTACTCGAAGATAAAATTGCAACGCCGCTTGGGCCATTGTGGGTTATCGCGGACGAGCAGTTCCAACTGCGCGCCGTGGAATGGGAAGAGCACAGCAACCGTATGGAAGAGCTGCTCAACATCCATTACCGCGCCCAGGGGTTTGAGCGAATCAGCGCCAACAACCCGGGTGGACTGAGCGACAAGCTGGCGGCGTACTTCGAGGGCGATCTCAGCATCATCAATGACCTGCCGACCGCCACGGCCGGTACGCCATTCCAGCGCGAAGTCTGGCAGGCGCTACGCGATATTCCGTGTGGCCAGGTCATGCACTACGGTCAGCTCGCAGAGCAGTTAGGCCGCGCGGGCGCGGCGCGAGCGGTGGGTGCCGCGAACGGTTCTAATCCTGTCAGTATCGTGGTGCCCTGCCATCGTGTGATCGGCCGCAACGGCACCATGACCGGCTATGCTGGTGGCGTACAGCGCAAGGAGTGGTTACTGCGTCATGAGGGGTATCTCTTGCTGTAA
- the rstA gene encoding two-component system response regulator RstA: MNKIVYVEDEPEVGQLIAAYLGKHDMDVIVEPRGDRAEEVVVRENPDLVLLDIMLPGKDGMTLCRDLRAQWDGPIVLLTSLDSDMNHILSLEMGANDYILKTTPPAVLLARLRLHLRQHASSERDAPAQSLTPHKAMRFGTLSIDPINRQVLLSGELIALSTADFDLLWELATHAGQIMDRDALLKNLRGVSYDGMDRSVDVAISRLRKKLQDNATEPYRIKTVRNKGYLFAPHAWET; the protein is encoded by the coding sequence ATGAATAAGATTGTTTATGTTGAAGATGAGCCCGAAGTGGGGCAATTGATCGCCGCTTATCTGGGTAAACATGATATGGACGTCATTGTTGAGCCTCGCGGCGATCGCGCCGAAGAGGTCGTGGTGCGTGAAAACCCGGATCTGGTGCTGCTGGATATTATGTTGCCCGGCAAAGACGGGATGACGCTGTGCCGCGATCTGCGCGCTCAGTGGGATGGCCCTATCGTGCTGCTGACCTCACTGGACAGCGATATGAACCATATCCTGTCGCTGGAGATGGGGGCTAATGACTACATTCTTAAAACCACGCCGCCTGCCGTTTTGCTTGCCCGTCTGCGCCTGCATTTGCGTCAGCACGCCAGCAGTGAACGCGACGCGCCGGCGCAGTCCCTGACGCCGCATAAAGCGATGCGGTTTGGCACGTTATCCATCGATCCCATTAACCGTCAGGTCCTGCTTTCCGGTGAGCTTATCGCCCTCTCCACCGCCGATTTTGACCTGCTCTGGGAGCTGGCCACCCATGCCGGACAGATTATGGACCGTGACGCGCTGCTGAAAAACCTGCGCGGCGTAAGTTACGATGGAATGGACCGCAGCGTTGACGTGGCTATTTCGCGACTGCGTAAAAAACTGCAGGACAACGCCACCGAGCCGTACCGCATTAAAACCGTGCGTAACAAGGGTTATCTGTTCGCCCCGCACGCCTGGGAAACCTGA
- the fnr gene encoding fumarate/nitrate reduction transcriptional regulator Fnr: protein MIPEKRIIRRIQSGGCAIHCQDCSISQLCIPFTLNEHELDQLDNIIERKKPIQKGQTLFKAGDELKSLYAIRSGTIKSYTITEQGDEQITGFHLAGDLVGFDAIGTGHHPSFAQALETSMVCEIPFETLDDLSGKMPNLRQQMMRLMSGEIKGDQDMILLLSKKNAEERLAAFIYNLSRRFAERGFSPREFRLTMTRGDIGNYLGLTVETISRLLGRFQKSGMLAVKGKYITIENGEALAVLAGHARNVA, encoded by the coding sequence ATGATCCCGGAAAAGCGAATTATACGACGCATTCAGTCTGGCGGTTGTGCTATCCATTGCCAGGATTGCAGCATCAGCCAGCTCTGTATCCCGTTTACCCTGAATGAGCATGAACTTGATCAGCTTGATAATATCATCGAGCGCAAAAAGCCTATTCAGAAAGGGCAGACGCTGTTTAAAGCCGGAGACGAACTGAAATCGCTCTATGCTATCCGTTCTGGCACCATCAAAAGCTACACCATCACCGAACAGGGTGATGAGCAGATCACCGGCTTCCATCTGGCGGGTGACCTGGTCGGCTTTGACGCCATCGGGACGGGCCATCACCCGAGCTTTGCTCAGGCGCTGGAAACCTCAATGGTCTGCGAAATCCCGTTTGAAACGCTGGACGATCTGTCAGGTAAAATGCCGAATCTGCGTCAGCAGATGATGCGTCTGATGAGCGGTGAGATCAAAGGCGATCAGGACATGATCCTGCTGCTGTCCAAAAAGAACGCCGAAGAGCGCCTGGCCGCGTTTATCTACAACCTATCCCGCCGCTTCGCAGAGCGTGGTTTCTCTCCGCGTGAGTTCCGTCTCACCATGACCCGTGGCGATATTGGTAACTACCTGGGCCTGACCGTGGAAACCATCAGCCGTCTGCTGGGGCGTTTCCAGAAAAGCGGCATGCTGGCCGTTAAAGGTAAATACATCACCATCGAAAACGGTGAAGCGCTGGCTGTTCTTGCCGGCCATGCCCGCAACGTGGCATAA
- a CDS encoding amino acid permease: MEKKLGLSALTALVLSSMLGAGVFSLPQNMAAVASPAALLIGWGITGVGILLLAFAMLLLTRIRPDLDGGIFTYARAGFGELIGFCSAWGYWLCAVIANVSYLVIVFSALSFFTDTPELRLFGDGNTWQSIVGASVLLWVVHWLILRGVQTAASINLVATLAKLVPLGLFIVLAFMAFRLDVFKLDFTGLALGVPVWEQVKNTMLITLWVFIGVEGAVVVSARARNKRDVGRATLLAVLAALGVYLLVTLLSLGVVARPELAGMRNPSMAGLMVKMLGSWGDVVIAAGLIISVCGAYLSWTIMAAEVPFLAATHKAFPRLFARQNKNSAPSASLWLTNISVQVCLVLIWLTGSDYNTLLTIASEMILVPYFLVGAYLLKIATRPAHYAVGIGACIYGLWLLYASGPMHLLLSVVLYAPGLLVFIYARRTHQLENALKRREMALIGLLLVAAVPATWMLMG, encoded by the coding sequence ATGGAAAAGAAACTTGGCCTGAGTGCTTTAACTGCACTCGTTTTAAGCTCAATGCTGGGTGCGGGGGTATTCAGTTTACCGCAGAATATGGCGGCCGTTGCAAGCCCTGCCGCACTGCTGATTGGTTGGGGGATTACCGGCGTTGGCATTTTGCTGCTGGCCTTCGCCATGCTGCTGCTGACCCGTATTCGTCCCGATCTCGATGGCGGTATTTTCACCTACGCGCGGGCCGGTTTTGGGGAACTGATTGGCTTCTGTTCCGCGTGGGGTTACTGGCTGTGTGCGGTGATCGCTAACGTCTCCTATCTGGTTATTGTCTTCTCGGCGCTCAGTTTCTTTACCGATACGCCAGAGCTGCGTCTCTTTGGTGACGGCAACACCTGGCAGTCGATTGTCGGTGCGTCGGTGCTGCTATGGGTCGTACACTGGCTCATTTTGCGCGGCGTCCAGACGGCGGCGAGCATTAACCTGGTGGCGACGCTGGCCAAACTGGTTCCGCTCGGGCTGTTTATCGTGCTGGCGTTTATGGCATTCCGTCTGGATGTGTTTAAACTCGATTTCACCGGCCTCGCGCTGGGCGTCCCCGTCTGGGAGCAGGTGAAAAACACCATGCTGATCACCCTGTGGGTATTCATTGGTGTTGAAGGTGCGGTGGTGGTCTCTGCCCGCGCGCGCAATAAGCGCGACGTGGGGCGCGCCACGCTGCTGGCAGTGCTGGCAGCGCTGGGTGTCTATCTGCTGGTGACGCTGCTCTCGCTGGGTGTGGTAGCTCGCCCGGAACTGGCGGGAATGCGTAACCCGTCCATGGCCGGATTGATGGTGAAAATGCTCGGTAGCTGGGGCGACGTGGTGATTGCTGCGGGGCTGATTATCTCCGTCTGCGGGGCTTACCTGAGCTGGACCATCATGGCGGCGGAAGTGCCGTTCCTGGCAGCTACGCACAAAGCGTTCCCGCGTCTGTTTGCCCGTCAGAATAAAAACAGTGCGCCGTCAGCATCGCTCTGGTTGACGAATATCAGCGTTCAGGTCTGTCTGGTGCTGATCTGGCTCACAGGTTCGGACTATAACACCCTGTTGACCATCGCCTCGGAGATGATTCTGGTACCCTATTTCTTAGTGGGTGCGTATCTGTTAAAAATCGCCACCCGACCCGCGCATTATGCGGTGGGGATCGGCGCCTGTATTTACGGCCTGTGGTTGTTGTATGCTTCCGGGCCTATGCACCTGCTGCTGTCGGTGGTGCTGTATGCACCGGGCCTGCTGGTGTTTATCTATGCCCGACGGACTCATCAGCTGGAGAACGCACTCAAACGCCGTGAAATGGCCCTCATCGGGCTGTTACTGGTTGCTGCCGTACCGGCAACCTGGATGTTAATGGGATAG
- a CDS encoding GlpM family protein encodes MGLVIKATLGALVVLLIGVLAKTKNYYIAGLIPLFPTFALIAHYVVASERGIEALRTTIVFGMWSIIPYFLYLLSLWYFTGFLRLPLALGGAVVCWGLSAWVLIFFWSRFH; translated from the coding sequence ATGGGGCTGGTGATTAAAGCCACGCTGGGTGCGCTGGTGGTGTTACTGATTGGCGTACTGGCGAAAACCAAAAACTACTACATTGCCGGGCTGATTCCCCTGTTCCCGACGTTTGCGCTCATTGCACACTACGTTGTTGCCTCGGAACGCGGCATTGAGGCGCTGCGCACGACCATTGTGTTTGGCATGTGGTCAATCATCCCTTACTTTCTCTACCTGTTATCCTTGTGGTATTTCACGGGCTTTCTGCGGCTTCCCCTGGCGCTGGGCGGGGCGGTGGTCTGCTGGGGGCTCAGCGCCTGGGTGCTGATTTTCTTCTGGAGCCGCTTCCACTAG
- the pntB gene encoding Re/Si-specific NAD(P)(+) transhydrogenase subunit beta, with product MSGGLVTAAYIVAAILFIFSLAGLSKHETSQQGNNFGIAGMAIALIATIFGPDTGNVAWILVAMIIGGAIGIRLAKRVEMTEMPELVAILHSFVGLAAVLVGFNSYLYHEPGMEPILVNIHLTEVFLGIFIGAVTFTGSIVAFGKLRGKISSKPLMLPNRHKLNLAALVVSFVLLVVFVRTESVGLQVLALLVMTIIALAFGWHLVASIGGADMPVVVSMLNSYSGWAAAAAGFMLSNDLLIVTGALVGSSGAILSYIMCKAMNRSFISVIAGGFGSDGSSTGADEEVGEHREISAEDTAEMLKNSHSVIITPGYGMAVAQAQYPVAEITEKLRARGIKVRFGIHPVAGRLPGHMNVLLAEAKVPYDIVLEMDEINDDFADTDTVLVIGANDTVNPAAQDDPRSPIAGMPVLEVWKAQNVIVFKRSMNTGYAGVQNPLFFKENTHMLFGDAKASVDAILKSL from the coding sequence ATGTCTGGAGGATTAGTGACAGCCGCATACATTGTTGCTGCAATCCTGTTTATTTTCAGTCTGGCGGGACTTTCCAAACACGAAACGTCTCAGCAGGGTAATAACTTTGGTATCGCCGGGATGGCGATTGCGCTGATTGCCACCATCTTCGGACCCGATACCGGCAACGTTGCCTGGATCCTGGTGGCGATGATCATCGGCGGGGCGATTGGTATTCGTCTGGCAAAACGCGTTGAGATGACCGAGATGCCGGAGCTGGTGGCGATCCTGCACAGCTTCGTGGGTCTGGCGGCGGTGCTGGTGGGCTTCAACAGCTATCTGTACCACGAACCAGGTATGGAGCCCATTCTGGTCAACATTCACCTGACCGAAGTGTTCCTGGGTATCTTCATCGGTGCAGTGACCTTCACCGGCTCGATTGTGGCGTTCGGCAAGCTGCGCGGGAAGATCTCCTCCAAGCCGCTGATGCTGCCAAATCGTCATAAGCTGAATCTGGCGGCGCTGGTGGTGTCGTTTGTGCTGCTGGTGGTCTTCGTGCGTACCGAAAGCGTCGGTCTGCAGGTACTGGCGTTACTGGTGATGACCATCATTGCCCTGGCGTTCGGCTGGCACCTGGTGGCGTCCATCGGTGGGGCAGATATGCCTGTTGTTGTGTCAATGCTCAACTCCTACTCCGGTTGGGCAGCCGCGGCGGCTGGCTTTATGCTGAGCAACGACCTGTTGATCGTCACCGGTGCGCTGGTGGGCTCTTCCGGTGCGATCCTGTCCTACATCATGTGTAAGGCGATGAACCGTTCGTTCATCAGCGTTATCGCTGGCGGTTTTGGCTCTGACGGTTCCTCTACCGGCGCTGACGAAGAAGTGGGTGAGCACCGTGAGATCAGCGCGGAAGATACGGCTGAGATGCTGAAAAACTCGCACTCGGTCATCATCACCCCAGGCTATGGCATGGCGGTGGCGCAGGCGCAGTATCCCGTAGCTGAAATCACCGAGAAGCTGCGCGCGCGCGGCATCAAGGTGCGCTTTGGCATCCACCCGGTGGCGGGGCGTCTGCCAGGCCACATGAACGTGCTGCTGGCGGAAGCGAAAGTGCCTTACGACATCGTGCTGGAGATGGACGAGATCAACGATGATTTCGCCGACACCGACACCGTCCTGGTTATCGGGGCTAACGACACCGTTAACCCGGCGGCACAGGATGACCCACGTAGTCCAATCGCCGGGATGCCGGTTCTGGAAGTGTGGAAGGCGCAGAACGTCATTGTCTTCAAACGCTCCATGAACACCGGCTATGCCGGGGTTCAGAACCCGCTGTTCTTCAAAGAGAACACCCACATGCTGTTTGGCGATGCCAAAGCCAGCGTGGATGCGATTCTGAAATCACTCTGA
- the ydgH gene encoding DUF1471 family protein YdgH — MKLKNTLLASALLSATALSANAATELTPEQAAALKPFDQTVIVGRYNSIGDAVTAASKAADKNGAASFYVLDQSDQGNSGNQRVTIALYKENAPKADAPKNRVINGVVELPKDQAIELEPYDTVTVQGFYRSQPEVNDAITKAAKQKGAYSFYIVRQVDANQGGNQRITAFIYKEDAKKRVLQSPDAIPADSEAGRAALAKGGEEAKKVEIPGVATSAAPSAEVGRFFETQSTKGGRYSVTLPDGTKVEELNNATAAQMVPFDSIKFTGNYGNGTEVSYQVAKRAAKKGAKFYHITRQWQERGNNMTISADLYK, encoded by the coding sequence ATGAAGCTTAAGAACACACTCCTGGCGTCCGCACTTCTTTCCGCGACCGCCCTGTCTGCGAATGCCGCGACAGAGTTAACGCCGGAGCAAGCGGCAGCGTTAAAACCTTTTGACCAGACGGTCATTGTGGGTCGTTACAACTCTATTGGCGATGCTGTTACCGCCGCATCAAAAGCCGCTGATAAAAACGGCGCAGCGTCGTTTTACGTGCTTGACCAGTCCGATCAAGGCAATAGCGGCAACCAGCGCGTGACCATTGCGCTGTACAAAGAGAATGCGCCAAAAGCTGACGCGCCGAAAAACCGCGTGATCAACGGCGTCGTTGAACTGCCTAAAGATCAGGCGATTGAGCTGGAACCGTATGACACCGTTACCGTTCAGGGCTTCTACCGCAGCCAGCCTGAAGTGAACGATGCCATCACCAAAGCCGCGAAACAGAAAGGGGCTTACTCGTTCTACATCGTGCGTCAGGTGGATGCTAACCAGGGTGGCAACCAGCGTATTACCGCGTTCATCTATAAAGAAGATGCGAAAAAACGCGTTCTGCAAAGCCCGGATGCCATCCCGGCTGATTCAGAAGCCGGTCGCGCGGCATTAGCGAAAGGCGGCGAAGAAGCGAAGAAAGTCGAAATTCCAGGCGTAGCAACCTCCGCAGCGCCAAGCGCTGAAGTGGGCCGTTTCTTTGAGACGCAATCCACGAAAGGTGGCCGTTACTCCGTTACCCTGCCAGACGGCACCAAAGTTGAAGAGCTGAACAACGCCACCGCTGCGCAGATGGTGCCGTTCGACAGCATCAAGTTTACCGGCAACTACGGCAACGGTACGGAAGTCTCTTATCAGGTCGCGAAGCGTGCGGCGAAGAAAGGGGCGAAGTTCTACCACATCACCCGCCAATGGCAGGAACGTGGTAACAACATGACCATCAGCGCCGATCTGTACAAGTAA
- the uspE gene encoding universal stress protein UspE, giving the protein MAKYQNMLVAIDPNQDDQPALRRAVYLHQRIGGKIKAFLPIYDFSYEMTTLLSPDERTAMRQGVISQRTAWIREQAKYYLEAGIPIDIKVVWHNRPFEAIIQEVVAGGHDLLLKMAHQHDKLESVIFTPTDWHLLRKCPCPVWMVKDQPWPEGGKAVVAVNLASEEDYHNSLNEKLVKETLLLAEQVNHTEVHLVGAYPVTPINIAIELPEFDPSVYNDAIRGQHLLAMKALRQKFSIDENMTHVEKGLPEEVIPDLAEHLQAGIVVLGTIGRTGISAAFLGNTAEQVIDHLRCDLLVIKPDEYQTPVELDDPEDD; this is encoded by the coding sequence ATGGCAAAGTATCAAAACATGCTGGTAGCTATCGATCCTAATCAGGACGATCAGCCGGCATTACGACGTGCTGTGTATTTACATCAACGGATTGGTGGCAAAATCAAAGCGTTTTTGCCGATCTATGACTTCTCGTATGAGATGACCACCCTTCTGTCGCCTGACGAGCGTACCGCTATGCGTCAGGGAGTGATCAGCCAACGTACCGCGTGGATCCGCGAACAGGCCAAGTACTACCTGGAAGCGGGTATTCCTATCGATATTAAAGTGGTCTGGCATAACCGCCCCTTCGAAGCGATCATCCAGGAGGTGGTCGCCGGTGGGCACGATCTGCTGCTGAAAATGGCGCACCAGCACGACAAGCTGGAATCGGTGATCTTCACGCCGACAGACTGGCACCTGCTGCGTAAATGCCCGTGTCCGGTCTGGATGGTGAAAGATCAGCCGTGGCCTGAAGGCGGCAAAGCCGTCGTGGCAGTAAACCTCGCAAGCGAAGAGGATTATCACAATTCGCTGAATGAAAAGCTGGTCAAAGAGACGCTGCTGCTTGCTGAGCAGGTTAACCACACTGAGGTGCATCTGGTCGGAGCTTACCCGGTTACCCCCATCAATATTGCCATCGAACTGCCAGAATTCGACCCAAGCGTGTACAACGACGCTATCCGCGGTCAGCACCTGCTGGCCATGAAAGCGCTGCGCCAGAAGTTCAGCATCGATGAGAACATGACACATGTCGAGAAAGGGTTACCTGAAGAGGTGATCCCGGATTTAGCAGAACATCTGCAGGCAGGGATTGTGGTGCTGGGCACCATCGGCCGGACCGGTATTTCTGCCGCGTTCCTGGGCAATACCGCCGAACAGGTGATCGATCATCTGCGCTGCGACCTGCTGGTCATCAAGCCGGATGAGTATCAGACACCGGTTGAGCTGGATGACCCGGAAGACGATTAA
- the rstB gene encoding two-component system sensor histidine kinase RstB encodes MKKLFVQFYLLLFVCFLVMTMLVGLVYKFTAERAGRQSLDDLMKSSLYLMRSELREIPPHDWARTLKELDLNLSFDLRIEPLKDFDLDPPAMQRLRDGDIVALDEKYTFIQRIPRSHYVLAVGPVPYLYYLHQMRLLDMALMAFIAISLAFPVFIWMRPHWQDMLKLESAAQRFGEGHLTERIHFDSGSSFERLGVAFNQMADNINALIASKKQLIDGIAHELRTPLVRLRYRLEMSENLTAAESQALNRDIGQLEALIEELLTYARLDRPQNELHLSTPDLPAWLRTHIDDVQSVNPQRTLLTRVTPGDYGALDMRLMERVLDNLMNNAMRYSESTLRIGLDLQGNQARLTVEDDGPGIAPDARETVFEPFVRLDPSRDRATGGCGLGLAIVHSIAQAMSGTVHCGESELGGACFCFSWPVYHNIALPVPA; translated from the coding sequence ATGAAAAAGCTTTTTGTGCAGTTTTATCTTTTGCTGTTTGTCTGCTTCCTGGTGATGACCATGCTGGTCGGGCTGGTCTATAAGTTCACTGCCGAACGTGCGGGCAGACAGTCGCTGGATGATCTGATGAAAAGCTCACTTTATCTGATGCGCAGCGAACTGCGTGAAATTCCACCACATGACTGGGCGAGAACCTTAAAAGAGCTGGATTTGAACCTGTCGTTCGATCTGCGCATCGAGCCGCTGAAGGATTTCGATTTAGATCCGCCCGCCATGCAGCGCCTGCGTGACGGGGATATCGTGGCACTGGATGAGAAATACACCTTTATCCAGCGCATTCCACGCAGCCATTATGTGCTGGCCGTGGGGCCGGTCCCCTATCTCTATTATCTGCACCAGATGCGCCTGCTGGATATGGCCCTGATGGCCTTTATCGCCATTTCGCTCGCCTTCCCGGTCTTTATCTGGATGCGCCCGCACTGGCAGGACATGCTGAAACTGGAATCCGCCGCGCAGCGCTTTGGCGAGGGGCATCTTACCGAGCGTATTCACTTTGACAGCGGGTCCAGCTTTGAACGTCTGGGCGTGGCGTTTAACCAGATGGCCGATAATATCAATGCCCTGATTGCCAGTAAAAAACAGCTGATCGACGGGATTGCTCATGAACTGCGTACACCGCTGGTGCGGCTGCGCTATCGCCTGGAGATGAGCGAAAACCTCACGGCGGCAGAGTCGCAGGCGTTAAACCGCGACATCGGCCAGCTAGAAGCGCTCATTGAGGAGCTGCTGACCTACGCCCGCCTTGACCGTCCGCAGAATGAACTGCACCTCAGTACGCCGGACCTGCCCGCGTGGTTACGAACGCATATTGATGACGTCCAGAGCGTCAATCCGCAACGCACCCTGTTAACGCGCGTCACGCCGGGAGATTACGGCGCGCTGGACATGCGTCTGATGGAGCGAGTGCTGGATAATCTGATGAACAACGCCATGCGCTATAGCGAAAGCACGCTGCGGATCGGCCTGGACTTGCAGGGAAACCAGGCCCGTCTGACGGTGGAAGACGATGGCCCCGGCATCGCCCCGGACGCGCGTGAGACCGTGTTCGAACCGTTTGTGCGTCTCGATCCAAGCCGCGACCGTGCGACGGGAGGGTGTGGTCTGGGGCTGGCGATTGTCCACTCCATCGCGCAGGCGATGAGTGGCACGGTGCATTGCGGGGAGAGTGAACTTGGTGGCGCATGCTTCTGCTTTAGCTGGCCGGTATACCATAACATCGCCCTTCCTGTTCCTGCCTGA